The Pseudomonas berkeleyensis genome includes a region encoding these proteins:
- a CDS encoding choline sulfate utilization transcriptional regulator, with amino-acid sequence MFKAIDGLSLDALRVFESAARQLSFTAAANELGSSQPAISQQIKRLEQQLATRLFDRVYRGIVLTEAGELLLVHVQEGLANLDAGLAAVTARQQHEVLQVATDFAFAAYWLMPRLQRFNRLYPEVDVSLITSERDPATVPSDIDVAIRFGDGRFKHGEAHLLFREEVFPVCSPRLLGERQPPLPVAVLAELPLLHLRPEHRSRWFDWDGLFRALGIASLPTPGALRFDNYTLLIQAAIAGQGVAIGWRHLVDELLAQGLLCRLGDAEAHSALGYYLVLPERKRRQRLTERFVDWLQAELDSPATTV; translated from the coding sequence ATGTTTAAAGCTATCGATGGGTTGTCGCTCGACGCGCTGCGGGTATTCGAGTCGGCTGCGCGCCAGCTCAGCTTCACTGCGGCGGCGAACGAGCTGGGTAGCAGCCAGCCGGCCATCAGCCAGCAGATCAAGCGCCTCGAGCAACAGCTGGCTACGCGTCTGTTCGATCGGGTCTATCGCGGCATCGTGCTGACCGAGGCTGGCGAGCTGTTACTCGTTCATGTGCAGGAAGGCCTGGCCAATCTCGATGCCGGACTGGCGGCGGTTACCGCGCGTCAGCAGCATGAAGTGCTGCAAGTGGCTACCGACTTTGCGTTCGCCGCCTACTGGCTGATGCCGCGCCTGCAGCGCTTCAATCGCCTGTATCCGGAAGTCGACGTCAGTTTGATCACCAGCGAGCGCGACCCGGCCACGGTGCCCAGCGATATCGACGTGGCGATCCGTTTTGGCGATGGCCGCTTCAAGCATGGCGAAGCGCACCTGCTGTTTCGCGAAGAGGTATTTCCGGTGTGCAGCCCGCGTCTGCTCGGCGAACGTCAGCCACCGCTGCCGGTCGCGGTACTGGCCGAGCTGCCGTTGCTGCACCTGCGCCCCGAGCATCGTTCGCGCTGGTTCGACTGGGACGGCCTGTTTCGTGCGCTGGGTATCGCCAGCCTGCCGACGCCAGGAGCGCTGCGCTTCGACAACTACACCCTGCTGATCCAGGCGGCAATTGCCGGGCAAGGCGTGGCCATCGGCTGGCGGCATCTGGTGGATGAACTGCTGGCCCAGGGGCTGCTCTGTCGTCTGGGTGATGCCGAGGCGCATTCGGCGCTCGGCTATTACCTGGTGCTGCCCGAGCGCAAGCGCCGCCAGCGCCTGACCGAGCGTTTCGTCGACTGGCTGCAGGCCGAGCTGGATTCGCCAGCAACAACCGTTTGA
- the pbpG gene encoding D-alanyl-D-alanine endopeptidase has product MKLRHSILGLLLCGSLVVSNLQAAPAQPKQELAAGSALLIDLKTGQELYSSNPDLRLPVASVTKLMTAMVVLDAKLPLDEVLPITIRDTQEMQGVFSRVRVGSEITRREMLHLALMSSENRAAASLAHHYPGGHGAFVAAMNAKAKALGMRNSHFVEPTGLSEQNVATARDLALMVKAASQYPLIHQFSTDSEATVAFRKPNYTLGFRNTNALVRKADWNINLSKTGFTNAAGRCLVMATTIANRPVAFVVLGAFGKYTHMADANRLKRWMETGKVTPVPAAALSYKQQKLAEWSMQAAQ; this is encoded by the coding sequence GTGAAACTCCGTCATTCGATTTTGGGCCTGCTGCTGTGCGGTAGCCTTGTTGTTTCGAACCTCCAGGCCGCGCCGGCCCAGCCAAAGCAGGAGCTGGCCGCTGGTAGCGCATTGCTGATCGATCTGAAAACTGGCCAGGAGTTGTATTCCAGTAATCCGGATCTGCGCCTGCCGGTCGCTTCGGTCACCAAGCTAATGACCGCCATGGTAGTGCTCGACGCCAAGCTGCCTCTGGACGAGGTACTGCCGATCACCATCCGCGATACCCAGGAAATGCAGGGCGTATTCTCCCGTGTGCGGGTGGGTAGCGAGATCACCCGTCGCGAGATGCTGCACCTGGCGCTGATGTCCTCGGAAAACCGCGCCGCCGCCAGCCTCGCCCACCATTACCCGGGTGGCCATGGCGCCTTCGTCGCGGCCATGAATGCCAAGGCCAAGGCGCTGGGTATGCGCAACAGCCACTTCGTCGAGCCGACCGGCCTGTCAGAGCAGAACGTCGCCACCGCCCGTGACCTGGCATTGATGGTCAAGGCCGCCAGCCAGTACCCGTTGATCCACCAGTTCAGCACCGACTCGGAAGCCACCGTGGCCTTTCGCAAGCCCAACTACACCCTGGGCTTTCGCAACACCAATGCCCTGGTGCGCAAGGCGGATTGGAACATCAACCTGAGCAAGACCGGCTTCACCAATGCCGCCGGTCGCTGCCTGGTGATGGCCACCACCATCGCCAATCGTCCGGTAGCGTTCGTCGTGCTCGGCGCCTTCGGCAAGTACACCCACATGGCCGACGCCAACCGCCTCAAGCGCTGGATGGAGACCGGCAAGGTCACCCCGGTGCCAGCCGCCGCGCTCAGCTACAAGCAGCAGAAGCTCGCCGAGTGGAGCATGCAGGCCGCGCAGTGA
- a CDS encoding LysR substrate-binding domain-containing protein: MKISLEEMLAFVSVVDSGSISAAAEQLDQTASGVSRALSRLEEKLAVTLLRRTTRRLELTEEGEVFLTQARRILASVEEAEEQMTLRRQAPAGRLRINTASPFMLHVIVPLIGDFRARYPQIELELNSDDRIIDLLERRTDLAIRIGHLPDSSLHARPLCHSRRRVLASPAYLARHGTPIRTEDLAQHSLIGFTEPESLNEWPLRHALGERWRITPSLRASSGDTMLELALIGEGLVCLSDFMTDSARASGALVEVLAEQRVEVRQPVNAVYYRNTALASRITCFLDYLSERLGCPS, encoded by the coding sequence ATGAAGATCAGCCTGGAAGAAATGCTCGCCTTCGTCAGCGTGGTCGACAGCGGCTCCATCAGTGCCGCCGCCGAGCAACTGGATCAGACCGCATCCGGCGTCAGCCGTGCACTGAGTCGCCTGGAGGAAAAGCTCGCGGTCACCCTGCTACGCCGAACCACGCGGCGTCTGGAGCTGACCGAGGAGGGTGAGGTGTTCCTGACCCAGGCGCGGCGCATCCTGGCCAGCGTCGAGGAGGCCGAGGAACAGATGACGCTGCGCCGCCAGGCACCAGCCGGGCGCCTGCGCATCAATACCGCCTCGCCGTTCATGCTGCATGTGATCGTGCCGCTGATCGGCGACTTTCGCGCACGTTATCCACAGATAGAGCTGGAATTGAACAGCGATGACCGCATCATCGACCTGCTGGAGCGACGTACCGACCTGGCCATTCGCATCGGCCACTTGCCGGACTCCAGCCTGCATGCCCGGCCGTTGTGCCATAGCCGCCGCCGCGTTCTGGCCAGCCCCGCGTACCTGGCGCGCCACGGCACGCCGATACGTACCGAAGACCTCGCGCAGCACAGCCTGATCGGCTTCACCGAGCCCGAGAGCCTCAATGAATGGCCGCTGCGCCACGCCCTCGGCGAACGCTGGCGCATCACCCCGAGCCTGCGCGCCTCCAGCGGCGACACCATGCTCGAACTGGCGCTGATCGGTGAAGGCCTGGTGTGCCTGTCGGACTTCATGACCGATAGCGCTCGCGCCAGCGGTGCATTGGTGGAAGTGCTGGCGGAGCAGCGCGTGGAGGTGCGCCAACCGGTCAATGCGGTGTACTACCGCAACACCGCACTGGCCTCACGCATCACCTGCTTCCTCGATTACCTCAGCGAGCGACTGGGCTGCCCGAGCTGA
- the betC gene encoding choline-sulfatase, which translates to MKRPNILFIMVDQMAAPILPLHDAASPIQLPNLMKLAEQAVVFDSAYCNSPLCAPSRFTLVSGRLPSKIGAYDNAADFPADVPTYAHYLRRLGYRTALSGKMHFCGPDQLHGYEERLTSDIYPADYGWAVNWDEPDVRASWYHNMSSVLQAGPCVRSNQLDFDEEVVFKARQYLYDHVRMSPDQPFCLTVSMTHPHDPYTIPREYWDRYEGVDIPMPRQHIDQAEQDPHSQRLLKVIDLWDKPLPEDKIRDARRAYFGACSYIDDNIGKLLKTLEECGLADDTLIVFSGDHGDMLGERGLWYKMHWFEMSARVPLLVHAPKRFAAHRVSQSVSTLDLLPTLVELAGGKVDDGLELEGHSLLPHLQGKGGHDEVLGEYMAEGTVSPLMMIRRGPWKFVYSEQDPLLLFDLDSDPLERQNLAESSEHRGILAGFVAEARERWDIPAIHAATLASQRRRRLVAEALSQGKLTSWDHQPWVDASQQYMRNHIDLDDLERRARFPQA; encoded by the coding sequence ATGAAGCGTCCGAACATCCTCTTCATCATGGTCGATCAGATGGCCGCGCCGATCCTGCCGCTGCACGATGCTGCCTCGCCGATCCAGTTGCCCAACCTGATGAAGCTGGCCGAGCAGGCCGTGGTGTTCGACTCCGCCTACTGCAACAGCCCGCTCTGTGCGCCGTCGCGCTTCACCTTGGTCAGCGGCCGGCTGCCGTCGAAGATCGGCGCCTACGACAATGCCGCCGATTTCCCCGCCGACGTACCGACCTACGCCCATTACCTGCGTCGCCTTGGCTACCGCACCGCACTATCGGGCAAGATGCACTTCTGCGGGCCGGATCAGTTGCACGGCTACGAGGAACGCCTGACCAGCGACATCTACCCGGCCGACTACGGCTGGGCGGTGAACTGGGACGAACCGGACGTGCGCGCCAGCTGGTACCACAACATGTCCTCGGTGCTGCAGGCCGGCCCGTGCGTGCGCAGCAACCAGCTCGACTTCGACGAGGAGGTGGTGTTCAAGGCCCGCCAGTACCTCTACGACCACGTGCGCATGAGTCCGGATCAGCCTTTCTGCCTGACCGTATCGATGACCCACCCGCACGACCCCTACACCATCCCGCGCGAGTACTGGGATCGCTACGAGGGCGTGGACATTCCCATGCCGCGCCAGCACATCGACCAAGCCGAACAGGATCCGCACTCGCAGCGTCTGCTCAAGGTCATCGACCTGTGGGACAAGCCGTTGCCCGAGGACAAGATCCGCGACGCCCGCCGCGCCTACTTCGGCGCCTGCAGCTATATCGACGACAACATCGGCAAGCTGCTGAAGACCCTGGAAGAGTGCGGCCTGGCCGACGACACCCTGATCGTCTTCTCCGGCGACCACGGCGACATGCTTGGCGAGCGCGGCCTCTGGTACAAGATGCACTGGTTCGAGATGTCCGCCCGCGTGCCGCTGCTGGTGCATGCGCCGAAACGCTTCGCCGCGCACCGGGTGAGCCAGTCGGTTTCGACCCTCGATCTCCTGCCGACCCTGGTAGAACTGGCTGGCGGCAAGGTCGACGACGGTCTTGAGTTGGAGGGCCACTCGCTGCTGCCGCATCTGCAAGGCAAGGGCGGCCACGATGAAGTGCTCGGCGAATACATGGCCGAGGGCACCGTCAGCCCACTGATGATGATTCGCCGTGGCCCGTGGAAGTTCGTCTATTCCGAGCAGGATCCCCTGCTGCTGTTCGACCTGGACAGCGACCCGCTCGAACGTCAGAACCTGGCCGAGTCCAGCGAGCATCGCGGCATCCTCGCCGGTTTCGTCGCCGAGGCGCGCGAGCGCTGGGACATCCCGGCCATCCACGCCGCCACCCTCGCCAGCCAGCGCCGCCGCCGTCTGGTGGCCGAGGCGTTGAGCCAGGGCAAGCTGACCAGCTGGGATCACCAGCCCTGGGTCGATGCCAGCCAGCAATACATGCGCAACCACATCGACCTCGACGATCTGGAGCGCCGCGCCCGTTTCCCTCAAGCATGA
- the choX gene encoding choline ABC transporter substrate-binding protein — protein sequence MNRFSVLLLAAALTSAGNVWAEDAACGTVKLGDPGWSDIAVTNGIARFLLDGLGYQTQSQTLAVPIIFAGLQKGQIDVFLGNWMPAQQSNYDKFVASGEVDKLAQNLEGTEYTLAVPTYAYEAGVKTFADLDKHADKFGKKIYGIASGSPANESIKQMIAGDEFGLGDWQLVESSEQAMLVQVGRAVRRDQYVVFLGWTPHPMNVQYDMQYLKGGEKYFGESGQVNTLARKGYAAQCPNVGKLLTNLKFTQDMENAIMDQVLSKEASNDAAIKAWISANPQVLDGWLDGVTTRDGGDGLAAVKTRL from the coding sequence ATGAACCGATTCAGCGTGCTACTACTCGCCGCAGCGCTCACCAGCGCCGGCAATGTCTGGGCCGAAGACGCCGCCTGCGGCACGGTCAAACTGGGTGACCCGGGCTGGAGCGACATTGCCGTGACCAACGGCATTGCCCGCTTCCTGCTCGACGGCCTCGGCTATCAAACGCAGAGCCAGACCCTGGCGGTGCCGATCATTTTCGCCGGGCTGCAGAAGGGGCAGATCGACGTCTTCCTCGGCAACTGGATGCCGGCGCAACAGAGCAACTACGACAAGTTCGTCGCCAGCGGCGAGGTCGACAAACTGGCGCAGAACCTCGAAGGCACCGAGTACACCCTGGCCGTACCGACCTATGCCTATGAAGCCGGGGTGAAGACCTTCGCCGACCTCGACAAGCACGCCGACAAGTTCGGCAAGAAGATCTACGGCATCGCCTCCGGCTCGCCGGCCAACGAGTCGATCAAGCAGATGATCGCCGGCGATGAGTTCGGCCTGGGCGACTGGCAACTGGTGGAGTCCAGCGAGCAGGCGATGCTGGTGCAGGTCGGCCGCGCGGTGCGACGCGACCAGTACGTGGTGTTCCTCGGCTGGACGCCGCACCCGATGAACGTGCAGTACGACATGCAGTACCTCAAGGGCGGAGAGAAGTACTTCGGCGAAAGCGGCCAGGTCAACACCCTGGCGCGCAAGGGCTATGCCGCGCAGTGCCCGAACGTCGGCAAACTGCTCACCAACCTCAAGTTCACCCAGGACATGGAGAACGCCATCATGGATCAGGTGCTGAGCAAGGAGGCCAGCAACGATGCCGCGATCAAGGCCTGGATCAGCGCCAACCCGCAGGTGCTTGATGGCTGGCTGGACGGCGTCACCACCCGCGACGGCGGCGACGGCCTGGCTGCCGTGAAGACCCGCCTGTAA
- a CDS encoding SDR family oxidoreductase: MSKNLLITGASRGIGRATALLAATQGWTVGVNYRSDRSAADEVVKQILAAGGQAVALQGDVADEDDVQRLFEAMDKLGTLHGLVVNAGIVAPPMPLLDMSGERLRRMFDVNVLGSYLTAREGARRMARSRGGEGGSMVLVSSVAASLGSPFEYVDYAGAKGAMDVLTRGLAKELGGEGVRVNAVRPGLIDTEIHASGGQPGRAERLGKATPLGRAGRAEEVAEAIVWLLDDKASYTTGALIDIAGGR; the protein is encoded by the coding sequence ATGAGCAAGAACCTGCTGATCACCGGTGCCAGCCGTGGCATCGGTCGCGCTACCGCACTGCTGGCCGCCACCCAGGGTTGGACGGTGGGTGTGAATTACCGAAGCGACCGCAGCGCCGCCGACGAAGTGGTGAAGCAGATTCTCGCAGCGGGCGGCCAGGCCGTCGCCCTGCAGGGCGACGTGGCCGACGAAGACGACGTGCAGCGTCTGTTCGAAGCCATGGACAAGCTTGGCACCCTGCATGGCCTGGTGGTCAACGCCGGTATCGTCGCCCCACCCATGCCGTTGCTGGACATGAGTGGCGAACGCCTGCGGCGCATGTTCGACGTCAATGTGCTGGGCAGCTACCTAACCGCGCGCGAAGGCGCTCGACGCATGGCGCGCAGCCGTGGCGGCGAAGGTGGCTCGATGGTGCTGGTATCGTCGGTAGCCGCCAGCCTCGGCTCGCCATTCGAGTACGTCGACTATGCCGGCGCCAAAGGCGCAATGGACGTGCTGACCCGCGGGCTGGCCAAGGAACTGGGCGGCGAAGGCGTGCGGGTCAATGCCGTGAGGCCAGGGCTGATCGACACCGAAATCCACGCCAGCGGCGGTCAACCGGGCCGCGCCGAGCGCCTGGGCAAGGCCACACCACTAGGCCGCGCCGGACGTGCCGAAGAGGTCGCCGAAGCCATCGTCTGGCTGCTCGACGACAAGGCCAGCTACACCACTGGCGCGCTGATCGATATCGCCGGCGGCCGCTAA
- a CDS encoding DASS family sodium-coupled anion symporter produces MPVIAQTSAPRVPWGLLLALLALVGIILLPEQTGLPLAGQRMLAILAFAVIVWISESVSYEVSAIMILALMAFLLGSAPTLSDPDKLIGTKDALSMALGGFANSALALVASALFIAAAMTQTGLDKRIALLTLSKVGASTHRVLLGAIVVTILLSFIVPSATARVACVVPIMMGVIAAFGVDKRSALAGGIMILVAQATSIWNVGIQTSAAQNLLTAGFMHKLLGESVTWTDWLIAGAPWSLLMSAVLYWVILRVMPPETDRIEGGKEAVRKALAELGPMTFDERKLLITVLTLLGFWATEGKLHSFDTASTTLVGLAVLLMPGLGVMSWKQAQPRIPWGTVIVFGVGISLGSAVLTTGAGTWLAKLLVTYLGMEGLSPFWVFAVLGLFLILIHLGFASATALTSAMLPIMIALLLQLGGDINPLGMSMLLGYVVSFGFLLPINAPQNMVCIGTETFTARQFLRTGIWLTLVGYLLMLVFALTWWRWLGWI; encoded by the coding sequence GCTGGCGATCCTGGCTTTCGCCGTGATCGTCTGGATCAGCGAATCGGTCAGCTATGAAGTCAGCGCCATCATGATCCTGGCGCTGATGGCCTTCCTCCTTGGCAGCGCGCCGACGTTGAGCGACCCGGACAAGCTGATCGGCACCAAGGACGCCTTGAGCATGGCGCTCGGCGGCTTCGCCAACTCGGCATTGGCACTGGTGGCCTCGGCCCTGTTCATCGCCGCCGCGATGACCCAGACCGGGCTGGACAAGCGCATCGCCCTGCTGACCCTGTCGAAGGTCGGCGCCAGTACCCACCGCGTGCTGCTGGGCGCCATCGTGGTGACCATATTGCTCAGCTTCATCGTGCCCAGCGCGACAGCGCGAGTGGCCTGCGTGGTACCGATCATGATGGGTGTGATCGCTGCCTTCGGCGTCGACAAACGCTCGGCACTCGCGGGCGGCATCATGATCCTGGTCGCCCAGGCCACCAGCATCTGGAACGTCGGCATCCAGACCTCGGCAGCGCAGAACCTGCTCACCGCCGGTTTCATGCATAAGCTGCTCGGCGAATCGGTGACCTGGACCGACTGGCTGATCGCCGGCGCGCCCTGGAGCCTGCTGATGTCGGCGGTGCTGTACTGGGTGATCCTGCGCGTGATGCCACCGGAGACCGACCGCATCGAAGGCGGCAAGGAAGCGGTGCGCAAGGCACTGGCCGAGCTCGGCCCGATGACCTTCGACGAGCGCAAGCTGCTGATCACCGTCCTCACCCTGCTCGGCTTCTGGGCCACCGAAGGCAAGCTGCACAGCTTCGACACGGCCTCCACCACCCTGGTGGGTCTTGCCGTTCTGCTGATGCCCGGTCTCGGCGTGATGAGCTGGAAGCAGGCGCAACCGCGCATTCCATGGGGCACGGTGATCGTCTTTGGCGTGGGTATCAGCCTCGGCAGCGCAGTGCTGACCACCGGCGCCGGCACCTGGCTGGCCAAGCTGCTGGTGACCTACCTCGGCATGGAAGGGCTGTCGCCATTCTGGGTATTCGCCGTGCTCGGTCTGTTCCTGATCCTCATCCACCTGGGTTTCGCCAGCGCCACGGCGCTGACCTCGGCGATGCTGCCGATCATGATCGCCCTGCTGCTGCAGCTCGGCGGCGACATCAACCCGCTGGGCATGAGCATGCTGCTCGGCTACGTGGTCAGCTTCGGCTTCCTGCTGCCGATCAACGCGCCGCAGAATATGGTCTGCATCGGCACGGAAACCTTCACCGCGCGGCAGTTCCTGCGTACCGGCATCTGGCTGACGCTGGTCGGCTACCTCCTGATGCTGGTGTTCGCGCTGACCTGGTGGCGCTGGCTAGGCTGGATCTGA
- the dkgB gene encoding 2,5-didehydrogluconate reductase DkgB, producing the protein MKFIPPFGLGTFRLKDQVAIDSVRTGLELGYRHIDTAQIYGNETAIGQAIAASSVARDELFVTTKIWTENLGSGRVLASLQESLQRLGLERVDLTLIHWPSPNDEIPVAQYLSELLEAKRQGLTAAIGVSNFTIAHLRQAIDAVGVDEIATNQVEIHPLLQNRQLVDFARQQGIHLTAYMPLAYGKVLAEPAIQRIAAAHGASPAQVALAWSLQQGYAVIPSSTKRENLAANLAAAELRLSAADMAAIATLERGERVANPGFAPRWD; encoded by the coding sequence ATGAAATTCATTCCCCCATTCGGCCTTGGCACTTTCCGTCTCAAGGATCAGGTTGCCATCGACTCGGTACGCACGGGTCTGGAGTTGGGCTACCGGCATATCGACACCGCGCAGATCTACGGCAACGAGACCGCGATTGGCCAGGCCATCGCTGCCAGCAGCGTGGCGCGTGATGAGTTGTTCGTCACCACCAAGATCTGGACTGAAAACCTCGGCAGCGGCCGGGTGCTTGCCAGCCTGCAGGAGAGCCTGCAGCGCCTGGGCCTGGAACGGGTCGATCTGACGTTGATCCACTGGCCGTCGCCGAACGATGAAATCCCTGTGGCGCAGTATCTGAGCGAACTGCTGGAGGCCAAGCGCCAGGGGCTGACGGCAGCGATTGGCGTGTCCAACTTCACCATCGCCCATCTACGCCAGGCCATCGATGCCGTGGGCGTCGACGAGATTGCCACCAACCAGGTGGAGATCCATCCGTTGCTGCAGAACCGCCAGTTGGTGGATTTCGCCCGTCAGCAGGGCATCCACCTGACCGCCTACATGCCGCTGGCCTACGGCAAGGTGCTGGCCGAGCCGGCGATTCAGCGCATCGCCGCCGCCCATGGCGCCAGCCCGGCGCAGGTGGCCCTGGCCTGGTCACTGCAACAGGGTTATGCGGTGATTCCGTCCTCGACCAAACGCGAGAACCTGGCGGCCAACCTGGCCGCCGCCGAGCTGCGCCTGAGCGCCGCCGACATGGCCGCCATCGCCACTCTGGAGCGTGGCGAGCGGGTCGCCAATCCCGGTTTCGCGCCGCGCTGGGATTGA